CGCTTGGCAAGGTTTTCCAGATTCAGCGTCAGATAGTGCGTGCAGGTTTCGCCGTAGACGGGCAGGCCGCGGTTGTAAGCGTCGCGGATTGCCTCCATGGCGCCTCGGGTGCTGACGTGAACGACGAACAGCGGGCTTTCGGCAAGCTCCGACAGCGCGATGGCGCGCTGCGTCGCTTCCGTTTCGACAAGCGGCGGGCGCGAGTAGTAGTGGTACACCGGATCAGTCTTGCCCGCGGCGACCAGCTGCTTCTGCAGAACGTTGATAATGTCGCCGTTTTCGGCGTGGACCATCATTGTCACGCCGTAGTCGCGCGCGATCTGCATCGCCTTGAAAATGGCCTCGTCGTCGCAGTAAAAGGGAGATCCTTTGTAGGCCATGAACAGTTTCAGCGTCGCCACGCCGATTTCCGGCAGCTTGCGGATTTCCTCGAAGACGGAATCTTTGGGATCCATGATGATGCCGTGAAAGGCGTAATCGACGGAGCACGTGCCCTTGGCCTTGGCCGCCTGACGTTCAATGGCTTCGATCAGCGGGACTCCCGCGTCCTGAGGCGCGAAGTCGGCGATTGTCGTCGTGCCGCCCACGGCCGCCGCGTCGGCGGTGTCGAAGAGCAAGCCGCCGAACGAACCGTAGTGCACGTGTTCGTCCACGCCGCCGGGGAAGACGTATTTCCCCGCAGCATCGACCACTTCATCGGCCTTCACGTTCAAGTCCTTGCCGATCAGGCTGATGACGTCGTTTTCCACGTAAATGTCAGCGACATATTCGCCCGTCGTTGACAGAATGGTGCCGTTCTTTATTAAAAGGCTCACAGGCGCCCTCCTTTCCGTTTATGGGCGTAGCCCCGTTTCCCGAGACTCGCCGGTTTGGTCGCTATTCTTCCGCACAGAGAGGGTTGGCGGAACCGCGAGCGGGCTTCCATTTCAAAAAAGGGGGCTGTAAAGACAGCCCCCGGAGGAAATCAATGCCGCGCCGCGGGTTATTTGTCCAGCTTGCGCTCGTGCTTACGGTACACGGAAGGATCAATGCCTTCGAGATATTTCACCACTTCGGCGACCGGTACGACGTCGCAGAACTTGGCTTCCATGTCGAAAAGGTTCCACTCGATGACGCCGGGGACGCGGTCACCCACGGTACCCTCGGGAATGACGGTCTTGAAGCCGTAGCCGGTGGAATCCATGACGGTGTGGCGAACGCAGGCGCAAGAGGTGGCGCCCATGACGATAACGGTGTCGACGCCGAGGAAACAGAGAGTCTGAGCCAGATGCGTACCGAAGAAGTTGGAGGCGTACTTCTTATGGATGACGGGCTCCTCGGGGCGCGGCTTCAGCTTCGGGTCGATCTCCAGCCAGTCGGAGTTGATGTCCAAGGCGCTCATGGGGATCTTTTCGTCCCAGCGGGGAAGGTCCCACTGTTTCTCGCCCACGTAGCCGGTGGTGGTGTGGAAGATCGGCACGCCGGACTTGCGTCCCGCTTCGAGAACCTTCAGAGCTTCGGCGCAGACTTCGTTGGAGTGGTCGCAGGTGAACACGTGGCCTTCGCTCATCCATGCCTTTGCCATATCGACGGTGGTGATGGCGGGAGCTTTGCCAAATCCCATCCTTCTCATGAAACCGCGCTCTTTGTAAATCTTGCGGGCTTCGGCGAAAGCTTCCTTCAACAGAGTCTCGTTAAATCCGTAGTTATCGACAAATTTGTATTCCTTGTTTGCCATAAACAATTCATCCTTTCTGTCGTTGATTGTGCGATGAAGATGCGGCTCTTTTCTGCCCAGACTGCTCCGGATGCAGTCTCCTTGCGAGCGGCGCTCTGTACGGTAAAACAGAAGAGGTTCTTTGTTTTTAAAGTGTATGCATTTTACTTCTCTTATGCTCTGAGTAAAAAATATCATGTATTTTTTTTCTTGTAAATATGTGAGGGGCCTGTTGTCACGTTATAGGGCGGGACAAAACGTGACAGCCTTTTTGTCCCGCGGCGCCGAAAAAACGCGCGCGCTGTTCCGCAGCGGGAACAGCGCGTCAGCGTGGCGCGTGGTAAGAGCGAAGTTTTCTGATCATCATCCCGAGAATCGCCTCGACGTCTGTCTTGTTCTTGCGCGCGGCGGGAATCTGCCGCAGCGAAATCTCTAGAGCCGTCGACGTGGCGGTGGAGAACGTTGGCTCGTCGCAAAAGCGCAGGCCTTCGTCGTCCATCTGCGCCGTCCAGCACGACTTCATGCACCAGCAGTTCATGTTCGGCAGCAGCTGGTCTTTTTCGGAGACGAGCGCCACGTTGAACCATGGGTATTTTTTCAGATAGCCGACGATATTTTCCAGCGCCTGAGCGTACTCGCGGCGTTCAACGATAATGTGGTCCAGCCCCAGCAGGCTGAGGCTGCAGCTGATAAAGCCCTCGTTGATGCGCCGCTCCATCTCCTCGATCTGAAAGATCTCCCAGATTGACGTAATCGCACGGTCCTTTCGGTGCTGCGCAAACATGGCGTGAAGCATGCGGTTCATCTCCAGACAGTTCGAGAAGACGCTCTCGCTGACGTTGTTGTTGCTGAGAATGCGCCGCAGCAAGCCTTCTTCGGCATAAATCATCGCCGGCACGGGCAAGAAGGTGTACAGAACGTCCCCCAGCGGCGGCCAGCGCTTGAAGAGCTCGATAAAACTGCGCGCCTGAATGGCCGAGAAATTTCTGAAAATCCGACGGCAGCTGCGCAGCACCGTGGCAGCGACGTTTTTGTGCTGCTGGACGGAGTAGCTGTCGGTGAAGACCATCGAAGTCGACTGGTTGTCCGCCAGAGGAATCGTCATGATCGACATCGAATGTTCGAGCACAGCGAAAGAAAAATAGTAGATATTGTCGTCATAAAAGTTGTGCGCGTACCACTCGATGTTACGGTGGAACAGCAGCGGGCTGCATTTGACGAAGAAGAGCGAAAAGAGGTCGTTCTGCAGCGTGA
This is a stretch of genomic DNA from Pyramidobacter piscolens W5455. It encodes these proteins:
- the hydA gene encoding dihydropyrimidinase gives rise to the protein MSLLIKNGTILSTTGEYVADIYVENDVISLIGKDLNVKADEVVDAAGKYVFPGGVDEHVHYGSFGGLLFDTADAAAVGGTTTIADFAPQDAGVPLIEAIERQAAKAKGTCSVDYAFHGIIMDPKDSVFEEIRKLPEIGVATLKLFMAYKGSPFYCDDEAIFKAMQIARDYGVTMMVHAENGDIINVLQKQLVAAGKTDPVYHYYSRPPLVETEATQRAIALSELAESPLFVVHVSTRGAMEAIRDAYNRGLPVYGETCTHYLTLNLENLAKRGNDGFEGAKYICSPALRPQEHLDAMWEGIQRGWLTAVGSDHCANTGGYEGAKKKGLGNFAKVPNGAPGVQDRLAMLWTQGVETGRLTKQKFVEIFATAPARMLGLPHKGRLDIGCDADIVVYDPAYRGKITNAASYHGTDYNAFEGFPMHGIPEKVYLRGTLMAAAGKFVGAKGKGRRQRCQTYGRCFEYVSR
- a CDS encoding isochorismatase family protein; translation: MANKEYKFVDNYGFNETLLKEAFAEARKIYKERGFMRRMGFGKAPAITTVDMAKAWMSEGHVFTCDHSNEVCAEALKVLEAGRKSGVPIFHTTTGYVGEKQWDLPRWDEKIPMSALDINSDWLEIDPKLKPRPEEPVIHKKYASNFFGTHLAQTLCFLGVDTVIVMGATSCACVRHTVMDSTGYGFKTVIPEGTVGDRVPGVIEWNLFDMEAKFCDVVPVAEVVKYLEGIDPSVYRKHERKLDK